TGGTGGAGCTGGTCAAGGGCGGCGAGATCGTCGCACGCGAGCCGCTGGACGCGGCGCGCGAGAGGCACGTCGCCGCGCTGGCGGGGCTGCCGATGTCGGCGCTCCAGCTGTCGAAGGGTGAGCCTGTCCTGTCGACGGAGTACGTGTGAACGCAGCCTCGAGCCCTCTCCCGCCGGGCGGTTGAAGTCTCTAGGCTCAGTACATTCGCTAGGCGCCCACCGATCTCCCCCCATCGAAGGACACCCGCCATGCACCGCGCATTGATCGTCGTGGACGTTCAGAACGACTTCTGCGAAGGCGGCAGCCTCGCGGTGGCGGGAGGTGCGGATGTCGCCGCGGCGATCACCGACCTGATCGGCCAGGCCCAGGCTGGCTACCGCTATGTGGTCGCCTCCCGCGACCACCACATCGAGCCGGGCGACCACTTCGGTGAGCGCCCCGACTACGTCAACAGCTGGCCGCCGCACTGCGTCGCCGGCACGGAGGGCGTGGGCTTCCACCCGAACTTCGCACCGGTGGTGGCGTCGGGCGCGATCGACGCGGTCTTCGACAAGGGCGCGTACGCGGCGGCGTACAGCGGCTTCGAGGGCACGGACGAGAACGGCTCGACGCTGGCGCAGTGGCTGCGGGCGCGGGAGGTGACGGAGGTCGACGTGGTGGGCATAGCGACGGACCACTGCGTACGGGCGACTGCGCTGGACGCGGTGCGGGAGGGCTTCACGACGAATGTGCTGCTGGACCTGACGGCGGGCGTCGCGGAGGCGACGACGGAGCGGGCGCTGGAGGAGCTGCGGGGAGCGGGCGTGGAACTGACAGGCAAGCCTGTGGTGTAGGTCACCCGGTCACGTGGTGAGCGTGGTCCCGACCCGGGCCTGAGCCACCAGCACCCGCACCGCGCCGGAGGCGTCACGCTCCCGCGGTAGCAGCAGTTCTATCGGGCGCCAGAGTTCCTCCGGGCGGCTGCGCCACAGCAGGCCGTCCGGGTGGTGGAGCACCGCCGTGATTTCGTCCGGTGTCGGCGGCTCCGCGTTGCCCCGCAGATACACCGCCCGCAACCCCAGATTCCGCAGCCGCGTCAGTGCCCTCGCGCGGTTCGCGGCATACACCAGGAAGCGGACCGTACCGCCGTCGCCCGACGGACTGGGCAGGCTGAGCGCCACCACCACACTGCCGTTGGGCAACTTGCTGAAACCTCCGCCGGGCATGCTGAACCACTCCCCCGTGAGATGGCATGTCAATAAGGATCTGGTAGACGCACCTAAACACGATCGGCCGCCGCCCGCTAGAGGGCGACGGCCGATCATGGTCTGACCTGCAGTGATACGAATTACTTGGCCGACGGACCCACCTTGACCGTGATCGACTGGCCGTTCAGCGGCTCGCTCACGATCGAGATCTTGGTGTTGGTGTCAGTTACCTTCACACCCGCCGTCGGGTTCTCGGCGAACCAGTACACACCCTTGCGGTCGTCGAAGACCGGGTTGCCGGCCTGCGCCTTGATCCGAAGCGCCACGTCCGCCTTGTGCAGCGTGAAGCCGTCGGTCGGCCACAGGCTGAACGCCGAGTCGAACGTCTGGATCTTGTTCCGCAGCAGCGTGCCGTCCGCCCACTTCAGCGGCTTGGCGTGCGCGTCCACGGGAAGGACGAGACCCTGGCCCGGGTGGGCGCTGGTGTTGTTGTCCTTCTGGGAGGTGTCCCAGAGCCAGACCACGAGGCCGTTCTGGTACGGGTAGTGCTCGACCCACGCGTCCTTCGGCGCCTTGAAGCCGAAGTTGTACGGGCCGACCTTGAGGGTCTTGTCGTACGACACGTACTGCCGGTTCTCGGCCAGGTAGTACTGCTCGTACTCCTTGGTGAAGGACTCACCGATGCGCGAGAAGCCCTTCGAGGTCCAGCCCGCGTCGTCACCCTCGGCGTTGTCGGTGAACAGCGGTGTACCGTCCGCCACCACGCTCAGCGCGTCCGCCGCGAAGCCCTTGCCGCCCGCGCCGCCGTCCGTCTGGTAGCGGAAGCGGACGTCTACCTTCTTGCCCGCGTACGCGTCCAGCGAGTACGCCAGCTTCTTGTACGCGCCCGAGACACCGGTCAGCGCCGGCTTGTCGCCCGCGTCACGGGTGATCGGCTTGCCGTCGGCCGTACCGTCCACCGGCGTCCAGTTGGCGCCGCCGTCCGTCGACACCTCGGCGTAGAGGTAGTCGTAGTTCGCCTCGATGTCCCACCAGCCCGAGAGCTCCAGGGACGCCTTGGACTTGCCGGTCAGGTCGACCGGGCGGGACAGGGTGTTCTTGAGGTCGTCACCCATGTCGCTCCACCACTGCTTGGAGCCCTCGGCGGGCTTCACGACAGTCGTGGTGACCGGCTTCTTCGGCAGCTCGACGACGAGGGCCTGCGGCAGCTTGGTGTTGTACTCCGCCACACCCAGCTTGTGGGTGGACTTCGTCGCCGCCTTGGCCTTGGTGTAGTTGAGCCAGCCCAGCTGCAGCTTGTCCCAGGCGTTCATGTCGCCCGGCAGGTCGCCGATGGAGTCCTTGCCGGTGCCGAGCCAGGAGCCGCCCGACATCAGGGTCCAGAAGCCGGTCGAGTTCTCGCCCTTGCCCGAGGTGTCGTAGTGGTCGGGCAGACCGAGGTCGTGGCCGTACTCGTGGGCGAAGACACCGAGGCCGCCGTTCTCGGGCTGCATGGTGTAGTCGCCGACCCAGATGCCGGTGGAGCCGATCTGGGTTCCGCCGGCCCGGTTGTTTGCCGGGCCGGTCCTGCCGGCGTCCTGGCCGTACGCGTACCAGCGGTGCGCCCACAGGGCGTTGGTGCCTTCGGCGCCGCCGCCCGCCGACTCGTCCTCACCGGCGTGGACGATCTGGAAGTGGTCGATGTAGCCGTCGGGCTCGTTGAAGTTGCCGTCGTTGTCGAAGTCGTAGCGGTCCCAGAGGTCGTACTTCGACAGATCCGCCTTGATCTGCTCGTCCGTACGGCCCTTGGCCTTCTGGTCCGCGGCCCAGGCGGTGACGCCGTCCCTGACCGTGTCCCAGACGTTGGCGCAGTTGGTGTCGCCGCAGTAGTTCGAGCCGTAGCGGCCCTCGTTGTAGTCGACCTTGACCCAGTCGGCGACCTCGCCGTCGACCGAGTAGCGGCCCGAGGAGGTCTTCTCGTAGAAGGTCTTCAGCGAGTTCTTCGGCTGGCCCTTGGCGTCCTTGCCGGTACCGAAGTACAGGTCCTGGAAGTGCTTCTGGTTGTAATCCGCCTGCCAGGCCGTGGAGTTGTCGTTCTTACGGTCGGGCTTGGCGATCTTGTTGTGCAGCGGACCGGGCGTGCCGCCGTACTTCTTGACGGGTGGCTCGGGCCCGTCAGGACCGTCCGGGTCGAACATCGTGGTGTCGTCGACCTTGTCGCCGAACTCCACCAGGATCGTGAATATCTTGTCCGTCTTCTCCCGGCCGAGCTCGACGTACTTCTTGTCGCCGAGCTTCACGACCTTGGACGCGCCGCGCTGCTGCACGGTCGCGTCGCCGGATATGACCTGCTCCAGCGCCGCTTGGCGCTGCTGGTCCTGCTGCTTGCTGAACGGGCCGTCGAGATCGTGCTCGACCTGCCCCTTCTGCGGCGCCGGGTCATGGCGTTCGATGGCCGCCGGACCCGAGGTCCTCGGACTGTCGGCCTGGGCGCTGGTGAACGCCGAGGCCGACGCGGTGGTCGCGGCCAGGGCCACAATCACCGCGGACGCTCTGATCGTCCGTCGCTTGATGGTCACTTGATGCTGTCCTCCCCCGCGCTCCGTCGCAACGGACCGAATGTGGGGTCGTCCGCGCGCGGTGTCGCGTCACAAGTGACGACATTCGATCGGAGTTACTGAAGAAAAGACAGTCCTTGACTTGCACAGGCCAACTGCACTATGCAGGAGCGCAGTTCCGCTATCCGGACGACGCCCATACCGGACAACAGGCGCATCGGATCGCTCCGTCGGGCGCCCTCATGACTCCGTGCGCCCCCCGTGCAGCAGCACCGTGGGTAAGGTCACGCTTACCGCCGGTTCCTCCAGGGCATCCACCGTCGTAGAGTCAGTTGACAGTGCGACCTCGCTGAGAGACCCCCTGACCAATGTCCCGAGGACGGATACCGTCATGCCGCGTCCGACTGCCGCACAACTCGCCTACGGTTCGGCCACCGTCGTCTTCTCGACCCTCGCCTTGCTGCTGTTCACCCGTACCACCAATGGCATCGCCGTCGCCGCGATAGGTGTCGCCTCGATGGCCCTCGGTCTGATGGTCGCGGCCGCACTCCCCATGAGCAGGACTCTGCGCGGAGCGAGGAAGGCGACGCACACGGTCCGTACACGTGCCGCCGCCTCCGGCAACCCCGCCTCAGCCACCTCCTCCGACGGTCTCACCACGCGCGTGCCCACCCTTCGCGCCCATGTGGGAGCCGAGGCCGGCGTCGGTCAGCACTCACTGCGCCGCTGACACCACCACCGTCTTGCCTGCCTTGTCGTGCAGACCCTGTTTGTACGGCTTGTCCATCAGGATCGTCATCATGATGACGAACCACCAGACGCAGAAGCAGCAGACCAGTGCGGGCACCCAGAGCACCGCGGCGCGCAACAGCGAGGAGCTGGTGTCCGGCACGCTGCCGTCGTTGAGAATCGCGACCCGGATCTTCATCAGGCGCTTGCCGAGGGTCTGACCGTTCCCCTTGGCGATCATGAGGGTGTCGTAGCCGACGTACGCGATCAGGGAGAGCAGCGACCAGAGCCACTGTCTGCCGGTGTTCACCTGTTTGGTGATCTCGTCCCAGCTGTCGCCGTCGTTCATCGTGACGTCCCAGGCGCCGAAGGCCAGCGAGATCAGGAACAGCGGCACGGCGACGATGATCACGTCGATGACACGGGCCAGGAACCGCTTGCCGAAGTCCGCGAGCGGTGGCATCCCGGCGAGCGGGTCCGCGCCTCCGTACTGGCCGCCGTAGGCGTTCGGATCGTACGGAGGGGGCTGTCCGCCGCCGTACGGGGAGCCGCCTCCCGGTGGACCGTCGTACGGGGAGCCGCCGCCGCGCCCGGAGCCGTACGGGTCCGACGGGGGGCCTTGCGGCGGTTCCTGACCACCACCCGACGGCGGCCTGGGTTCCTGCGGCTGCTTTCGGAAGGGATCGTTCTCTGGCGGCTCGCCGGGCGTCGGCTGGTCGTTGCTCATGGGGGCAGTGCACCGCGCCCCGAGGGCCCCCGCAACGGCTCGCGCGCCGTTCGGGGGAACCCCTCCCGAGAATTCTCCGGGTGGCGGGTCAGCCGGTCACGAAGGTGTGCGCGGCCTTGTCGTGCCAGCACTGCCGCCACGGCCGGTCGAACAGGCACCAGAGCACATTGAGCAACCCGACGGCGAGGACGCCGAGCAACCCGTAGACCAGCCAGCGGCGCAGCGCGGCCCCGAACGACGGCGGCTCGTGGGACTCGATGTCCCAGACCGTCAGACCGCAGAGCTTCTTGCCGAGAGTGCGGCCCCATGTGGCGGTCGGCAGCGCCTCGTACAGCGCACCGAGGACCAGCAGGGCGCCGAGGATGATGCCGAGGTGAACGGCGGTGGTGCTGTCGACGAGCCAGACGGTGACCGTCTCGCCCGACTGCTTCGCCGCCTCGATCTTCTCGTCGATATGGGTGCGCGCCCGGGAGACGACCGGAACGGCCACGGCACCGACGAGCGCGCCGAGCAGCAGGGAGTCGATCAGCCGCGCGGCGAACCGCTTGCCCAGCGACGCGGGACGGGCCGCCGCCTGAGCCTGCGCGGCCTGCAGGAACGGGTCGTTGACCGGGGGCTTCCACGGCACGACCGGCTCGCCCTCGGCAGCGGTGCCGGCGAGCTGGTGGACCTGCTGGGCCCAGGAGGCGGAGCCGCCGCCGGGGCCGTTGGTGACGGGCGCCGCGACGGGCTCCTGCGCATGCGCCGGCACCT
This portion of the Streptomyces sp. NBC_01750 genome encodes:
- a CDS encoding RDD family protein, with protein sequence MSNDQPTPGEPPENDPFRKQPQEPRPPSGGGQEPPQGPPSDPYGSGRGGGSPYDGPPGGGSPYGGGQPPPYDPNAYGGQYGGADPLAGMPPLADFGKRFLARVIDVIIVAVPLFLISLAFGAWDVTMNDGDSWDEITKQVNTGRQWLWSLLSLIAYVGYDTLMIAKGNGQTLGKRLMKIRVAILNDGSVPDTSSSLLRAAVLWVPALVCCFCVWWFVIMMTILMDKPYKQGLHDKAGKTVVVSAAQ
- a CDS encoding isochorismatase family protein, whose protein sequence is MHRALIVVDVQNDFCEGGSLAVAGGADVAAAITDLIGQAQAGYRYVVASRDHHIEPGDHFGERPDYVNSWPPHCVAGTEGVGFHPNFAPVVASGAIDAVFDKGAYAAAYSGFEGTDENGSTLAQWLRAREVTEVDVVGIATDHCVRATALDAVREGFTTNVLLDLTAGVAEATTERALEELRGAGVELTGKPVV
- a CDS encoding immune inhibitor A domain-containing protein, whose protein sequence is MTIKRRTIRASAVIVALAATTASASAFTSAQADSPRTSGPAAIERHDPAPQKGQVEHDLDGPFSKQQDQQRQAALEQVISGDATVQQRGASKVVKLGDKKYVELGREKTDKIFTILVEFGDKVDDTTMFDPDGPDGPEPPVKKYGGTPGPLHNKIAKPDRKNDNSTAWQADYNQKHFQDLYFGTGKDAKGQPKNSLKTFYEKTSSGRYSVDGEVADWVKVDYNEGRYGSNYCGDTNCANVWDTVRDGVTAWAADQKAKGRTDEQIKADLSKYDLWDRYDFDNDGNFNEPDGYIDHFQIVHAGEDESAGGGAEGTNALWAHRWYAYGQDAGRTGPANNRAGGTQIGSTGIWVGDYTMQPENGGLGVFAHEYGHDLGLPDHYDTSGKGENSTGFWTLMSGGSWLGTGKDSIGDLPGDMNAWDKLQLGWLNYTKAKAATKSTHKLGVAEYNTKLPQALVVELPKKPVTTTVVKPAEGSKQWWSDMGDDLKNTLSRPVDLTGKSKASLELSGWWDIEANYDYLYAEVSTDGGANWTPVDGTADGKPITRDAGDKPALTGVSGAYKKLAYSLDAYAGKKVDVRFRYQTDGGAGGKGFAADALSVVADGTPLFTDNAEGDDAGWTSKGFSRIGESFTKEYEQYYLAENRQYVSYDKTLKVGPYNFGFKAPKDAWVEHYPYQNGLVVWLWDTSQKDNNTSAHPGQGLVLPVDAHAKPLKWADGTLLRNKIQTFDSAFSLWPTDGFTLHKADVALRIKAQAGNPVFDDRKGVYWFAENPTAGVKVTDTNTKISIVSEPLNGQSITVKVGPSAK